The following nucleotide sequence is from Salinigranum halophilum.
TCCCTCTTGCGGAATCCGAGCGCGAGAAGTTCCACGAGGGGATGGTCTCGTCCGGAGTCACGACGACCGAAGAAGACATCGACGACGTGCTGAGCTTCGACACGGATTTCGATGGACTCGTTGACCGCATCGAACCAGGATTCTAAGGGGTGTCCTACTCGGAGTGCCCAATTCAAATCATACAGAAGGTGTCAGAAGGTACGTGCTGAAGTTAGAGGGTGTATGCAGCAGTTGAATCACCGTCTCGGCCCCTCTGAGTCGAAACCGGGTGGCTACGGCTACACCGCTCCCCAGAGAGCCAGTATTCCGAACCCGACGATGATGAGACCAGCCAGTTGACTCACCCGCCGCATCACAGTCTGGGTGAATCGTGTCCGGAACAGACTCACACCGACGCTCAGCGTTAGCCACCAGAGAGCCGAACCAAGGAAGACACCACCGACCAGTGCGGCGGCGTCGGCGTACGCACCTGAAGTCCCGATTCCGAGCCCAGCGAAGATGCCAACGAAGGCGAGAATCGTCACTGGGTTGGTGATCGTCAGCAGAAACGTCGAGCCGTAGTCTCTGGTGAGTTCACTCGTGTTGGTGGCTGCGGTCGAGTCGTTTGTCGGCTCGGTACGGAAGGACTGGACGCCAAGGTACAACAGCAGTGCCCCACCGATTATCCGAATCGTCGTCTGGTGCTCCAACAGGAGCGACGAGACGAGTGTGATACCGAAGCCCGCGATAGCACCATACACGGCGTCCGCAGACGCGGCTCCGAGGCCACTCACGAACCCCGAGAATCTCCCTTTAGAAACCGTTCGCTGGATACACAGGACGCCAATCGGGCCAACCGGTGCGGCGATGGAGAACCCGAGGACGATGCCCTGTAGCAGAATGTTGATTGTCGCTGTCGTTAATACGCATCACCTCACAGTCGCCTGAACACCGGGGCTGGATAAGTACGTTCTGAATGTCTGCTCTCCCGACAATCGAATCGTTGAGGACTCTCGTCTGACTGCTGGATACGCACTCTGTATTCAGCACGGCCCTGAAACCCATCAGACATCGAGTACTTCAACAGAACCTCGGTTCTCACGTTCCGTTCTCACACCGTCGGGAGTTGCCAGTCGTACGTGAGCGCCAGCCCTCTGAGTGCGAGCACGCTCACGGTGCACACGAGGGTCGACAGACCGGCGGAGGCACCGACCTCTGAGAGTATCCAGAACGACACACCACCGACGAGTGCCGGCGTCGCGTAGAAGTCCTCTCTGAGCACTACTGGTACTCGCCCGAGGAGGATGTCCGCGATGCTTCCGCCGCCGACAGCCGTGACTGTCGCGAGCGCGACGACGCCGAACGGTGAGAGGCCCACGCCGGTCCCGACGAGTGCACCCGTCGACGCGAACGCTGCCAGGCCGAGCGCGTCCGAGAGCAAAAAGAGTGGATTATCTCGCAGTCGAGGGCCGTCGCCGGCGACGACGATGACAGCGATGGCGACGCCGACGAGTGCGACGGTGACGTCGCCGACGCTGGCAAGCGAGGTCGGTGTCCGCCCGACGAGTACGTCCCGTGTCGTCCCCCCACCGAGCGCGGTGACGACGCCGAGGACGACGACGCCGAAGAGGTCGAGGTCCGCGTCCGCGGCCTTCAGTGCACCCGCGATCGCGAACGCGAGGAGGCCGACGACGTTGGCGACGGCGAAGGGGTCCCCGAGTCTCATTCGATTCGTTCGATTCTGACCGTATCCCCGGTAGAGAGGCCGAACGCCTCGTCTCCGCGTCCACGGTTCACGTCACACTCGACGTTGCCATGACTCCCGACGGTGACGAGTCGCTCTCCTTCTGCGACCGCCGCGAACGAGTCGCCGACGGGCACGCGCTCGCCGTTCACTCGAACCCGCGCTGCGCCATCGATGAACGGCCCTGGGACGCTCGTGATGGCGTTGCCGAAGTCGTCGACGACGAGGACTTCGCCGTGAGCGACCGCTTCCTCGCCCGCTCCCTCGACGGTCGCCTCGGGAAGCGTCAGGTCGACGTACTCGTCGGCGGGCGAGACGGCGTCGAGGTCCTCGACGTTCGCGACGCCAGCCTCGTGGACGGCCGCGGCGGCGGGGGCGAAGACGTCGCGGCCGTGGAAGGTGTTCGAGGCCGGGTCGTCGTGGGCGTACGCGAACACCTCGACCGACGAATCGCCGACGAGCGCCCGTGCCGCCGGGAGGGCGACGCCGTTGTCCGGGGCGACGAGCGCGTGGTCGCCGGCGCGGACGACGAGGGCGGCGCGGCCGGTGCCGACGCCGGGGTCGACGACGAGGAGGTGGACCGCGGGGGGGAACTCCGGGAGGACGAACTGGGTCCAGAAGGCAGCGGCGCGGACGTCCTGGCGGGGGAGGTCGTGGGCGACGTCGACCAGCCGTATCTGGGGGTCGGCAGAGAGGAGCACGCCGCGCATCGCTGCGGGGTACGGCGAGCCGAAGTCCGAACTGAGCGTGATCATCTCACTCGGGGTCGCTCGTCGCGTCTCGCGGACCGTTGGAGTCGGTTTCGGAGACGCGCTGGATGCGTTCGATCCCGTCGATTTCCTCGATGACCTCGACGACGGATGCGGGGACGAGCGAACGCCAGTCGCCGTTCGAGAGCATGCGCTCTCTGAGTTCGGTCCCCTCGAGGACGTCGCGGTTGAACATCGGCGACTGGCGAACCTCGACGCCCGCTTCCCGAAACAGTTGGATGACGAGTGGGTTGTTCGAGTACGCCACGTCGAACGTCGGGGACATCGACTGGACGTGGCTCACCCACACCGAGTTCCGGTCGAGGTCCTCGATGGGGACCGCGTAGCTGACGATGTCGAAGTCGCTCACCGACTTCGAGACCATCATGACCCGCTCGCCGGCGGTGAACGGGTTCCGCGGCGAGTGGGAGTCGCCCGCGGAGCCGATGCCGAGGACGAGTTCGTCGACCTCTCCCGCGATCTCCTCGACCATCCTGTGGTGGCCGTTGTGATACGGCTGAAACCGTCCGATGTAGAACCCCCGCATGACCAGTTGATTCACCTGCACCTTTTATAAAGCCCACGAGTCGGCGCAGACGCCGGATTCAGCTTGTAGCACCGGCGTACGCGAGGGTTTGGGTCGTGCGTTCCAGCCGCTGTGGGGGAGAAAGTATATCAGTCGCGCGACCCTGTTTCAGTATAGTAACGCTTCTATGAGCAACGACATGGAATCTGACGAAACTCCCCCGGAACGAGGGAGTGAAGACCACCCCGACTCGCCCTCGTCCGAGGGGACTCCACGCGAGTCTCCCGACCGGGAGGAGCCGACGGACCACGACGGTGCGGACGCTCCGCGGCGCGAGCACGGGAACGGGTCCAACGGGAGAGAGACACAGACCATCGACGACCTCGACGACCTCGGGAGCGCCGTCGACGTCGAGGTCGACGGTGAAGCCACCATCGAGGAGAACCCGTCGGAAGACGACCTTCTCGGTGGCCTCCGCATCGACTCGACGCAGGAGATCGAGGTACCGGACCGACTCGTCGACCAGGTCATCGGACAGGAGCACGCCCGCGACGTCATCCTGAAGGCCGCGAAGCAGCGCCGTCACGTGATGATGATCGGCTCGCCTGGGACCGGGAAGTCTATGCTGGCGAAGGCGATGTCCGAACTCCTCCCGAAGGAGGAGCTACAGGACGTCCTCGTCTACCACAACCCCGACGACGGCAACAAGCCGAAGGTCCGCACCGTCCCCTCGGGGAAGGGCGACCAAATCGTCGAGGCGCACAAGGAAGAAGCGCGCAAGCGGAACCAGATGCGCTCCTTCCTGATGTGGATCATCATCGCCATCGTCCTCGGCTACTCGCTCATCATCGCCGGGCAGATCCTGCTCGGTATCCTGGCGGCGGGTATCATCTACCTCGCGTTCCGCTACGGTTCGCGCAGCGGCGACGCGATGATTCCGAACCTCATCGTCAACAACGCCGACCAGACCACCGCGCCGTTCGAGGACGCCACGGGTGCCCACGCTGGTGCGCTGCTCGGCGACGTCCGCCACGACCCGTTCCAGTCCGGTGGGATGGAGACGCCGAGTCACGACCGTGTCGAACCCGGTGCCATCCACAAGGCGAACAAGGGTGTGCTGTTCGTCGACGAGATAAACACCCTCGACATCCGCTCCCAGCAGCACCTCATGACGGCCATCCAGGAGGGCGAGTTCGGTATCACGGGCCAGTCCGAGCGGTCCTCGGGCGCGATGGTCCAGACCGAGCCCGTCCCGACGGACTTCGTCATGGTCGCCGCCGGGAACCTCGACGCGATGGAGAACATGCACCCCGCCCTGCGCTCGCGTATCAAGGGCTACGGGTACGAGGTGTACATGGACGACACCATCGAGGACTCCCCCGAGATGCGGCGCAAGTACGCGCGGTTCGTCGCCCAGGAGGTCGCCAAAGACGGCCGTCTGCCCCACTTTACGGCCAACGCCGTCGAGGAGGTCATCCTCGAGGCTCGCCGCCGTGCGGGTCGGAAGGGTCACCTCACCCTCGAGTTCCGGAACCTCGGGGGATTGGTCCGCGTCGCGGGCGACATCGCCCGCTCCGAGGACGCCGAGAACACGACGCGCGATCACGTCCTCCAGGCGAAGGGTCGCGCCCGCTCCATCGAGCAGCAGATCGCCGACGAGTACATCCAGCGGCGTAAGGACTACGAGCTCTCGGTCAACGAGGGCTTCGTCACCGGCCGCGTCAACGGCCTCGCCGTCATGGGACAGGACTCCGGAATCATGCTGCCCGTCATGGCCGAGGTCACTCCCTCGCAGGGTCCTGGCCAGGTCATCGCCACTGGGCAGCTGAAGGAGATGGCCGAAGAGTCGGTCCAGAACGTCTCCGCCATCATCAAGAAGTTCTCCGACCAGGACCTCTCCGAGATGGACGTCCACGTCCAGTTCGTCCAGACCGGACAGCAGGGTGTCGACGGCGACTCCGCCTCCATCACCGTGGCGACGGCGGTCATCTCGGCGCTGGAAGACATCCCCGTCGACCAGGGCCTCGCGATGACTGGGTCGCTCTCGGTCCGCGGCGACGTCCTCCCCGTGGGAGGCGTCACCCACAAGATCGAGGCCGCCGCGAAGGCTGGCTGTAAGCGGGTCATCATCCCCGCCGCGAACGAGCAGGACGTGATGATCGAAGACGAGTACAAGGACATGATCGAGATCATCCCCGTCTCGCACATCAGCGAGGTCCTCGACGTCGCCCTCGAGGGCGAACCCGAGAAGGACTCGCTCGTCGACCGGCTGAAGACCATCACGGGGTCGGCACTCCCGAAGAAGGGCGTCCGCGGCCCCTCGAGCCCTAGCCCGCAGTAGATGCCCGACTGGGCGACGTTCGCCGGCTTCGCGGGCGTCGTCCTCGTCTTACTTCTCCTCCTCGCGCACGCGTCGAAATCCGCCGTGAGCGGTGGCACCCCGATTCGAGGGGGCGTCGACCGGCCACAGCCCGGCTCGGTCGACCCCGCCGTCGCCGAGGTTCACGCGTCGCTCACGAACCGCGTACGCGCTACCGGACGTGGGACCGACCCGACACACGCGACGCAACCGCAGCTCTCGACGCTGGCGCTGCTCGCGAACGTCGCCGTCTCCCAGGGGGCGTTCGGGCTCTTGCTCCTCGCCGGAGGGTGGTTCACCGAGATTCCGCCCTCCGCGTTCGGCGTCACCGCACCCGTCCTCTCGGCGTCGACGCTGGGTGTCGGCGTGGTGCTCGGCGGGGTGCTCTACGCCGCCAACGAGGTCGGCGCTTCGGTCGGTGAGCGGCTCGGCATCGGCGCGGACGAGGGGCTTCGCGAGGCGCTCGCGCCGGACTCGCCAGCCGGGTGGGCCGTCCTCCTATTCCTCGTGCTCCCCATCATCGCCGGGTTCGAGGAACTCCTCTTTCGAGGGGTGCTCATCGGCGTGTTCGCTGCCGGCTTCGGCGTGTCGCCGTGGCTCCTCGCTGTCGGCTCGTCGCTCGCGTTCGCCCTCGGACACGGGGCGCAGGGTCCCGCCGGCGTCGTCGTCACCGGCGTTCTCGGATTCGTGCTCGCGGCGGCGTTCGTGCTCACGGGGAGCCTCTTCGTCGTCGTGGTCGCGCACTATCTGGTGAACGCGCTGGAGTTCGTCGTCCACGAAGGGATGGACGTCGACTGGGGCTGACGGACGGCACACACTCCTCCGAGGCGAGGTGCCGTCGCGTCGCGGACCGCCCCGGAGCCGCGCTCACATAGCGCGGGGTGGCCACGGTCTGCGATAAGAAGTCTCGCCTCGCCTACGACGACTCGACGGCACGGAGCAGGCGAGCGACGGTCGGTGGCGTCGCGCCCGGCCCTTCGACCCGGTGGTCCGGGACGAACAACGGGACCGGATTCTCACGCAGCGCCGTCTCGACCGTTCTCCGGTCGTCGTCGTCCTCGGGGTCGAGACCGGCGAGACGAGCGAGGCGTTCGACCGAGACCGTCTCGCCGTACGGGACGTTCCGCGTCGCTTCGAGTACCGACCGCTGAGCCGTCGGGATGGTAAGCGCCACCTGCACGTCGTCGAAGTGGTCCTCCTCGCCATCGAGGTACGCCGCCACCCGGTCGAGAAGCGCGTGGTCGGTCGCGGCGTCGTCGGGCACCGCGTCGGGGAAGGAGACGCCGACGACGCGGCCGCTCGCGACGCCGATCTCGACCACGAAGTCGTCGAACGAGCGGGCAAAGATGCCCGCGTCCGTCGCCGAATCGAGAGTCATACCCCAGGGTCGACGCCGGAGCGTCTTCAACCCCGTCCTCGTCCGCCTTGTTCGCCTCGCTCCCCTCGCACCTGCCGCATCCCGCAAGCCTTATGAACAAATCAGTCCATCAGTGTACACTGATGAACGATACTGGCGAGGAGATGGCTCCCGCGGTGCGCTCCATTCTGGACGCCGCCCGGGAGCGTTCTGGGGGTGACACCCGCGTCTCTGTGGACGCGCGGTCGTTCCCCGACGCAGTTGCGGCTGCCGAGGCCGACGGGCGGGCCCCGGTCGTCGCGGAGGTGAAGCCGACGAGTCCGACCACGGACGGGGTCGTCGATAGCGATCCGGTGGAGCTGGCACGGGAGATGGTCGCCGGTGGTGCGACCGCACTGTCGGTGCTGACCGAACCGGCGCACTTCGGCGGTTCGGCCGACTCGTTGCGCCGAATTCGCGATGCCGTCGACGTGCCCGTGCTTCGCAAAGACTTCATCCTGCACGAGGCGCAACTGGACGTCGTCGAGGCAGACCTCGTGTTGCTCATCGCCCGGTTCTTGACGGACGACCTCTCGTCGATGGTGGACGCGGCGCGCGAGCGAGGGTTCCAGCCGCTCGTGGAGGTCCACTCCGGCGCGGAGCTTCGGCACGCGCTCGACGCGGGCGCAGCGGTCGTCGGCGTGAACAACCGCGACCTCACGCGGCTCGAGGTCGACCTGGCGACGTTCGAACGGGTCGCGCCCGACGTCCCCGACGACGTGACGCTCCTCGCGGAGAGCGGCGTCACGACGCCTGCCGACGCTCGGCGGATGCGCCGGGCCGGTGCGGACGCGCTCCTCATCGGCAGCGCCATCATGGACGGCGATGTACGTGCCAACACGGAACGGTTCGTCCGCAGCGAACGAGCGACAGAGACCGACGAGACGGACACGGAGACCACACAATGAGTACGGACACGAACGGGAAGTTCGGCGACTACGGTGGACAGTACGTGCCGGAGGCGTTGATGCCGGCGATCGAAGAGCTCACGGATGCGTACGAGCGGTACGTCCTCGAGAACGAGGACGGCTTCATGGACGAGTTCCGTTCTCGGCTGCGTGACTTCGGCGGGCGACCGACGCCGCTGCAGCGCGCGGACCGCCTCTCCGACCGCTACGACACGGAGGTGTACCTCAAGCGTGAGGACCTCCTCCACGGCGGCGCGCACAAGCTCAACAACGCCCTCGGACAGGTGCTCTTGGCGAAGTACATGGGCAAAGAGCGAATCATCGCCGAGACGGGTGCCGGCCAGCACGGGACGGCGACGGCGATGGCCGCCGCCCATCTCGACATGCCCTGTGAGATATACATGGGCACGCGCGACATCAACCGACAGCGACCCAACGTCTTCCGGATGCGGATCAACGGTGCCGAACTCAACCCGGTCACCGTGGGCCGCGGCACCCTGAAGGAGGCCATCTCCGAGACGATGCGCGACTGGGCCACCACCGTGGAGACGACTCACTACGTCATCGGCTCCGTGGTCGGGCCGCACCCGTTCCCCTCGATGGTCCGCGACTTCCAGGCGGTCATCAGCGAGGAGGCGCGGCGACAGGTCCGAGACCAGGCCGGGCGACTGCC
It contains:
- a CDS encoding nicotinamide-nucleotide adenylyltransferase; this translates as MRGFYIGRFQPYHNGHHRMVEEIAGEVDELVLGIGSAGDSHSPRNPFTAGERVMMVSKSVSDFDIVSYAVPIEDLDRNSVWVSHVQSMSPTFDVAYSNNPLVIQLFREAGVEVRQSPMFNRDVLEGTELRERMLSNGDWRSLVPASVVEVIEEIDGIERIQRVSETDSNGPRDATSDPE
- a CDS encoding CPBP family intramembrane glutamic endopeptidase, which translates into the protein MPDWATFAGFAGVVLVLLLLLAHASKSAVSGGTPIRGGVDRPQPGSVDPAVAEVHASLTNRVRATGRGTDPTHATQPQLSTLALLANVAVSQGAFGLLLLAGGWFTEIPPSAFGVTAPVLSASTLGVGVVLGGVLYAANEVGASVGERLGIGADEGLREALAPDSPAGWAVLLFLVLPIIAGFEELLFRGVLIGVFAAGFGVSPWLLAVGSSLAFALGHGAQGPAGVVVTGVLGFVLAAAFVLTGSLFVVVVAHYLVNALEFVVHEGMDVDWG
- a CDS encoding trimeric intracellular cation channel family protein gives rise to the protein MRLGDPFAVANVVGLLAFAIAGALKAADADLDLFGVVVLGVVTALGGGTTRDVLVGRTPTSLASVGDVTVALVGVAIAVIVVAGDGPRLRDNPLFLLSDALGLAAFASTGALVGTGVGLSPFGVVALATVTAVGGGSIADILLGRVPVVLREDFYATPALVGGVSFWILSEVGASAGLSTLVCTVSVLALRGLALTYDWQLPTV
- a CDS encoding methylated-DNA--[protein]-cysteine S-methyltransferase; translated protein: MTLDSATDAGIFARSFDDFVVEIGVASGRVVGVSFPDAVPDDAATDHALLDRVAAYLDGEEDHFDDVQVALTIPTAQRSVLEATRNVPYGETVSVERLARLAGLDPEDDDDRRTVETALRENPVPLFVPDHRVEGPGATPPTVARLLRAVESS
- a CDS encoding SAM hydrolase/SAM-dependent halogenase family protein; protein product: MITLSSDFGSPYPAAMRGVLLSADPQIRLVDVAHDLPRQDVRAAAFWTQFVLPEFPPAVHLLVVDPGVGTGRAALVVRAGDHALVAPDNGVALPAARALVGDSSVEVFAYAHDDPASNTFHGRDVFAPAAAAVHEAGVANVEDLDAVSPADEYVDLTLPEATVEGAGEEAVAHGEVLVVDDFGNAITSVPGPFIDGAARVRVNGERVPVGDSFAAVAEGERLVTVGSHGNVECDVNRGRGDEAFGLSTGDTVRIERIE
- the lonB gene encoding ATP-dependent protease LonB, whose protein sequence is MSNDMESDETPPERGSEDHPDSPSSEGTPRESPDREEPTDHDGADAPRREHGNGSNGRETQTIDDLDDLGSAVDVEVDGEATIEENPSEDDLLGGLRIDSTQEIEVPDRLVDQVIGQEHARDVILKAAKQRRHVMMIGSPGTGKSMLAKAMSELLPKEELQDVLVYHNPDDGNKPKVRTVPSGKGDQIVEAHKEEARKRNQMRSFLMWIIIAIVLGYSLIIAGQILLGILAAGIIYLAFRYGSRSGDAMIPNLIVNNADQTTAPFEDATGAHAGALLGDVRHDPFQSGGMETPSHDRVEPGAIHKANKGVLFVDEINTLDIRSQQHLMTAIQEGEFGITGQSERSSGAMVQTEPVPTDFVMVAAGNLDAMENMHPALRSRIKGYGYEVYMDDTIEDSPEMRRKYARFVAQEVAKDGRLPHFTANAVEEVILEARRRAGRKGHLTLEFRNLGGLVRVAGDIARSEDAENTTRDHVLQAKGRARSIEQQIADEYIQRRKDYELSVNEGFVTGRVNGLAVMGQDSGIMLPVMAEVTPSQGPGQVIATGQLKEMAEESVQNVSAIIKKFSDQDLSEMDVHVQFVQTGQQGVDGDSASITVATAVISALEDIPVDQGLAMTGSLSVRGDVLPVGGVTHKIEAAAKAGCKRVIIPAANEQDVMIEDEYKDMIEIIPVSHISEVLDVALEGEPEKDSLVDRLKTITGSALPKKGVRGPSSPSPQ
- the trpB gene encoding tryptophan synthase subunit beta is translated as MSTDTNGKFGDYGGQYVPEALMPAIEELTDAYERYVLENEDGFMDEFRSRLRDFGGRPTPLQRADRLSDRYDTEVYLKREDLLHGGAHKLNNALGQVLLAKYMGKERIIAETGAGQHGTATAMAAAHLDMPCEIYMGTRDINRQRPNVFRMRINGAELNPVTVGRGTLKEAISETMRDWATTVETTHYVIGSVVGPHPFPSMVRDFQAVISEEARRQVRDQAGRLPDSVLACAGGGSNTMGTFAHFVDDSEVELFAIEAGGSSLAVDEAAGVAPNSASLSTGNEGILHGARTKLLQDSSGQIMESHSVSSGLDYAGVGPELAHLVDTDRVTPVNVDDDTALEGFHRLSQMEGIIPALETAHAFGFLEAHTDQVGDLTVVNVSGRGDKDLETVIEETADRDIANAPDMDMFAGGL
- a CDS encoding LysE family transporter — encoded protein: MNILLQGIVLGFSIAAPVGPIGVLCIQRTVSKGRFSGFVSGLGAASADAVYGAIAGFGITLVSSLLLEHQTTIRIIGGALLLYLGVQSFRTEPTNDSTAATNTSELTRDYGSTFLLTITNPVTILAFVGIFAGLGIGTSGAYADAAALVGGVFLGSALWWLTLSVGVSLFRTRFTQTVMRRVSQLAGLIIVGFGILALWGAV
- the trpC gene encoding indole-3-glycerol phosphate synthase, with product MNDTGEEMAPAVRSILDAARERSGGDTRVSVDARSFPDAVAAAEADGRAPVVAEVKPTSPTTDGVVDSDPVELAREMVAGGATALSVLTEPAHFGGSADSLRRIRDAVDVPVLRKDFILHEAQLDVVEADLVLLIARFLTDDLSSMVDAARERGFQPLVEVHSGAELRHALDAGAAVVGVNNRDLTRLEVDLATFERVAPDVPDDVTLLAESGVTTPADARRMRRAGADALLIGSAIMDGDVRANTERFVRSERATETDETDTETTQ